A part of Puntigrus tetrazona isolate hp1 chromosome 21, ASM1883169v1, whole genome shotgun sequence genomic DNA contains:
- the cdc23 gene encoding cell division cycle protein 23 homolog: MAATRSSEFGDLVQIKKQLISIIAQCKERGLVHSVKWASELAFSLDPLPLNEIPAAPELTEEDARDLDALCLAKSYFDLKEYDRAAYFLRGCRSQKAYFLYMYSRYLSGEKKKDDETVDSLGPLEKGQVRNEALRELRVELSKRHSAGELDGFALYLYGVVLRKLDLLKEAVEIFVAATHALPLHWGSWLELCNLITNIEMLKSLSLPDCWVRDFFMAHMYTELQMIKEALQKYQSLMEAGFAKSTYIISQIAVAYHNIRDIDQALYLFNELREQDPFRIENMDTFSNLLYVRSMKPELSYLAHNLVEIDKYRVETCCVIGNYYSLRSQHEKAALYFQRALKLNPRCLGAWTLMGHEYMEMKNTSAAIQAYRHAIEVNKRDYRAWYGLGQTYEILKMPFYSLYYYRKAHQLRPNDSRMLVALGECYEKLSQQVEAKKCYWRAYSVGDVERMALLKLAKLHEQLNESDDAAQCYIIYIQDIFSCGEQLEHAEVSTALRYLGQYYFKNKLYDEASLCAQRCCDYNDAREEGKALLRQISAVREQGEPSSTDLSLPCVFNPLPNNTTPVRRVSPLDLSSVTP; the protein is encoded by the exons GTGAAATG ggcGTCTGAGCTGGCCTTCTCTTTGGATCCGCTTCCTCTGAACGAGATCCCTGCGGCGCCGGAGCTCACTGAG GAGGACGCCCGAGATTTGGATGCCCTGTGTTTGGCCAAATCATATTTTGACCTGAAGGAATATGATCGAGCTGCTTATTTCCTCCGAGGCTGCCGCAGTCAGAAAGCGTATTTTCTGTATATGTATTCACGCTACCTA tcaggagaaaagaagaaagatgaCGAGACCGTCGACAGCCTGG GGCCTTTGGAAAAAGGTCAGGTCCGAAACGAAGCCCTGCGAGAGCTCCGGGTGGAGCTGAGCAAGAGACACAGCGCCGGAGAGCTGGACGGGTTTGCACTATATCT GTACGGCGTGGTCCTGCGGAAGCTGGATCTGCTGAAGGAGGCGGTGGAGATCTTCGTGGCAGCGACTCACGCTCTTCCTCTGCACTGGGGCTCGTGGCTGGAGCTCTGCAATCTCATCACCAACATCGAGATG CTGAAGTCTCTGTCTCTGCCGGACTGCTGGGTGAGGGACTTCTTCATGGCACACATGTACACCGAGCTGCAGATGATCAAAGAGGCGCTGCAGAAGTACCAGAGCCTCATGGAAGCAGGCTTCGCCAAAAGCACGTACATCATCTCCCAGATCGCCGTGGCTTACCACAACATACGAG ATATCGATCAAGCCTTATACCTGTTCAATGAACTCCGGGAGCAGGATCCTTTCCGAATTGAGAACATGGACACCTTCTCCAACCTGCTTTACGTGCGG AGCATGAAGCCGGAGCTCAGTTACCTGGCTCACAATCTGGTGGAGATCGATAAGTACCGGGTGGAGACGTGCTGCGTGATCG GTAACTACTACAGCCTGCGCTCTCAGCACGAGAAGGCGGCCCTGTATTTCCAGCGGGCCCTGAAGCTGAACCCACGCTGTCTGGGGGCCTGGACCCTGATGGGTCACGAGTACATGGAGATGAAGAACACCTCCGCCGCCATCCAGGCCTACAG ACACGCCATAGAAGTGAACAAGCGGGACTACCGGGCCTGGTACGGACTCGGGCAGACCTACGAGATCCTCAAGATGCCCTTCTACTCGCTCTACTACTACAGGAAAGCTCATCAGCTCAG gcccAATGACTCTCGAATGCTCGTGGCTCTCGGGGAGTGTTACGAGAAACTCTCTCAGCAGGTGGAGGCCAAAAAG TGTTACTGGAGAGCGTACTCGGTCGGAGACGTGGAGAGAATGGCTCTTCTGAAGCTGGCCAA gCTTCACGAGCAGCTGAATGAATCTGATGACGCTGCACAGTGCTACATCATCTACATCCAGGACATTTTCTCGTGTGGT GAGCAGCTGGAGCACGCCGAGGTCAGCACGGCTCTGAGGTATCTGGGTCAGTACTACTTCAAGAACAAGCTGTATGACGAGGCGTCTCTCTGCGCTCAGCGCTGCTGTGATTATAACGAC GCGCGGGAGGAAGGCAAGGCGCTGTTGAGGCAGATCTCTGCGGTTCGAGAGCAAGGAGAGCCTTCATCCACAGACCTGAGCCTGCCCTGCGTCTTCAACCCGCTGCCCAACAACACCACACCCGTCAGGAGAGTGTCTCCACTCGACCTGTCCTCCGTCAcgccctga